One Luteimonas sp. MC1825 DNA segment encodes these proteins:
- a CDS encoding glycerophosphodiester phosphodiesterase family protein, with the protein MPTPTDMDNAGTGAAGAQATVAGDRLLLRGILVHDIRRDLRRHLRPMLAWYLLFTAFATVAAAPLTTWSLAALLHWIERPFMGDFDDLADNLLAIAWLMLAGALSWYVVMLQQAGMLLVSASHGCRYRTAAAALLGMLRRAGPLAVLAAWQVFAHALLAAPWLAIGVLLYQWLLGGYDPYYVMAARPAALWWFLAGFMPVLVGGLLLHATLYFRWLLATPALVLEGLSPVAALLRSRALTRGRHLRIATLVVGVALAVAAMPLLVTELYDRAATPMLDWLPDQRLPTSAGMVVYLTLYAATVLGVLLLGTTLNTLLVRALFLRLGGARGARAVPASPPRPGRFVWGAEAVFLVVALVQAAIAVTSMNLQREVTVTAHRGAAALAPENTLAAFAAAIDAEADAIEFDVRLSADGAVVVFHDSDFRRIAGDPRTVSQTPLAAMRDIDVGSWFAPAFSGERIATLGEALAFIDRRALALVELKPDAHNAQALLEATLREVRRGGHDDAVMLASLSPELVRAARAAAPEARLALFTNAALPGTSRRTDFDMLGLNHLQVDGGAVADARRRGYLLQAWTVNDPARMARYMDLGVDDISTDVPGEAVRLRAQRAALGDVELLLVRLHSWFRR; encoded by the coding sequence ATGCCGACTCCCACCGACATGGACAACGCTGGCACCGGTGCCGCCGGCGCGCAGGCGACCGTGGCCGGCGACCGCCTGCTGCTGCGCGGCATCCTCGTCCACGACATCCGCCGCGACCTGCGCCGCCACCTGCGGCCGATGCTGGCCTGGTACCTGCTGTTCACCGCCTTCGCGACGGTGGCGGCGGCGCCGTTGACCACATGGTCGCTCGCGGCGCTCCTGCACTGGATCGAGCGGCCGTTCATGGGCGACTTCGACGACCTGGCCGACAACCTGCTGGCGATCGCCTGGCTCATGCTGGCCGGCGCGCTGTCCTGGTACGTGGTCATGCTGCAGCAGGCCGGCATGTTGCTGGTGTCGGCGAGTCACGGCTGTCGCTACCGCACCGCGGCGGCGGCACTGTTGGGCATGCTGCGGCGCGCGGGACCGCTCGCGGTGCTGGCGGCCTGGCAGGTGTTCGCCCATGCGCTGCTCGCCGCGCCGTGGCTTGCGATCGGCGTGCTGCTGTACCAGTGGCTGCTCGGCGGCTACGACCCGTACTACGTGATGGCGGCGCGTCCGGCGGCACTGTGGTGGTTCCTCGCCGGCTTCATGCCGGTGCTGGTGGGGGGACTGCTGCTGCACGCCACGCTCTACTTCCGCTGGCTGCTCGCCACGCCGGCGCTGGTGCTGGAAGGCCTGTCGCCGGTCGCGGCGCTGCTGCGCAGCCGCGCGCTCACTCGCGGCAGGCACCTGCGCATCGCCACGCTGGTGGTGGGCGTGGCGCTCGCCGTGGCCGCCATGCCACTGCTGGTCACCGAACTCTATGACCGTGCTGCCACGCCGATGCTGGACTGGCTGCCCGACCAGCGCCTGCCGACCAGTGCGGGCATGGTGGTGTACCTGACGCTCTACGCGGCCACCGTGCTCGGCGTGCTGCTGCTCGGCACCACCCTCAACACGCTGCTGGTGCGTGCGCTGTTCCTGCGCCTCGGCGGCGCGCGGGGCGCGCGCGCGGTGCCCGCATCCCCGCCGCGCCCGGGGCGCTTCGTCTGGGGCGCGGAAGCGGTGTTCCTGGTCGTGGCGCTGGTGCAGGCCGCGATCGCCGTGACCAGCATGAACCTGCAGCGCGAAGTCACCGTCACCGCGCATCGCGGCGCGGCGGCGCTTGCGCCCGAGAACACCCTTGCAGCGTTCGCTGCGGCCATCGACGCGGAGGCGGACGCGATCGAGTTCGACGTGCGGCTGAGCGCGGACGGCGCCGTGGTGGTGTTCCACGACAGCGATTTCCGCCGCATCGCCGGCGACCCGCGGACCGTCTCGCAGACCCCACTCGCGGCGATGCGCGACATCGACGTGGGCAGCTGGTTCGCACCGGCTTTTTCCGGCGAGCGCATCGCGACGCTGGGCGAAGCGCTGGCCTTCATCGACCGCCGCGCACTCGCGCTGGTCGAGCTCAAGCCGGACGCGCACAACGCACAGGCGCTGCTCGAGGCCACCCTGCGCGAGGTCCGGCGCGGTGGCCACGATGACGCGGTCATGCTCGCCTCACTGTCGCCCGAACTGGTGCGCGCGGCACGCGCCGCGGCGCCCGAAGCCCGGCTGGCACTGTTCACCAATGCCGCGTTGCCCGGCACCTCGCGCCGCACCGACTTCGACATGCTCGGCCTCAACCACCTGCAGGTCGACGGTGGCGCGGTTGCCGATGCGCGCCGCCGTGGCTACCTGCTGCAGGCGTGGACGGTCAACGACCCGGCGCGCATGGCACGCTACATGGATCTCGGCGTGGACGACATCAGCACCGACGTGCCCGGCGAGGCGGTGCGCCTGCGTGCGCAGCGCGCCGCGCTGGGCGACGTGGAACTGCTGCTCGTGCGCCTGCACAGCTGGTTCCGGCGCTGA
- the trmY gene encoding tRNA (pseudouridine(54)-N(1))-methyltransferase TrmY has product MRTFVLRARAAPTDSQALLASVGNDAHTEILAHTLMNAFFVAQSHRPDVVAYLVLESTRDFSRTIAFDVNAMHEIGGFDERALLGKVAKALDVSKGMGKDASRPVESGVTVRTSSFERLVQALAEDHQLFLLDPKGTPIREQVFAGNPCFLLTDHIPMPKKTIPGLERMGAKKITLGSKMLFASQCVVLVHHELDQR; this is encoded by the coding sequence ATGCGAACCTTCGTACTGAGAGCGCGCGCCGCACCCACCGACAGCCAGGCACTGCTGGCGTCGGTCGGCAATGATGCGCACACCGAGATCCTCGCGCACACCTTGATGAATGCGTTCTTCGTGGCGCAATCGCATCGCCCGGATGTGGTGGCCTACCTGGTGCTGGAAAGCACGCGGGATTTCTCGCGCACCATCGCGTTCGACGTCAACGCCATGCACGAGATCGGCGGCTTCGACGAGCGCGCGCTGCTGGGCAAGGTGGCGAAGGCGCTGGATGTGTCGAAGGGCATGGGCAAGGACGCGTCGCGCCCGGTGGAATCGGGCGTCACCGTGCGCACGTCAAGCTTCGAGCGGCTGGTGCAGGCGCTGGCCGAGGACCACCAGTTGTTCCTGCTCGACCCCAAGGGCACGCCGATCCGCGAGCAGGTGTTCGCAGGCAACCCCTGTTTCCTGCTGACCGACCATATCCCGATGCCGAAGAAGACCATTCCCGGCCTCGAGCGCATGGGCGCGAAGAAGATCACGCTCGGGTCGAAGATGCTGTTCGCATCGCAGTGCGTGGTGCTGGTGCACCACGAACTCGACCAGCGCTGA
- a CDS encoding helix-turn-helix transcriptional regulator gives MAIVVHLDALLHERRMTLTELAARVDITLANLSILKTGKARAIRFSTLEAICAALDCQPGDLLAFDPTRPSEE, from the coding sequence ATGGCGATCGTCGTCCACCTCGACGCGCTGCTGCACGAACGGCGCATGACGCTCACCGAACTGGCCGCGCGCGTCGACATCACGCTCGCCAACCTGTCGATCCTGAAGACCGGCAAGGCCAGGGCGATCCGGTTTTCCACGCTGGAGGCCATCTGTGCGGCGCTCGACTGCCAGCCCGGCGACCTGCTCGCCTTCGATCCCACCCGACCCTCCGAGGAATAA
- a CDS encoding DUF1456 family protein, whose amino-acid sequence MINNDVLRSIRYMLDLGDSKVVEIVHLADPDFALDKDDVRPFLLKEDEPGHVPCGDAVLAHFLDGLIIHLRGRDGSVPARPVEKRISNNVVLKKLRVAFELKDVDMHDIFAAAGFPVSKPELSALFRQPGHKNFRQCGDQLLRNFLKGLTLRVRGA is encoded by the coding sequence ATGATCAACAACGACGTCCTGCGCAGCATCCGCTACATGCTCGACCTGGGCGACAGCAAGGTGGTGGAGATCGTGCATCTCGCCGATCCGGACTTCGCCCTGGACAAGGATGACGTGCGGCCGTTCCTGCTGAAGGAAGACGAGCCCGGGCACGTGCCCTGCGGCGATGCCGTGCTCGCGCATTTCCTCGACGGCCTGATCATCCACCTGCGCGGCCGTGACGGCAGCGTGCCGGCGCGGCCGGTGGAGAAGCGCATCAGCAACAACGTGGTGCTGAAGAAGCTGCGGGTGGCGTTCGAACTCAAGGACGTGGACATGCACGACATCTTCGCGGCGGCCGGGTTCCCCGTGTCCAAGCCGGAGCTGTCGGCGCTGTTCCGCCAGCCCGGGCACAAGAATTTCCGCCAGTGCGGCGACCAGCTGCTGCGCAATTTCCTCAAGGGGCTGACGCTGCGCGTGCGCGGCGCCTGA
- a CDS encoding DUF1428 domain-containing protein, with product MTYVTGFLAPVPTANKDRYIKSAQAGWQLFQKHGALKQVEAWGEHIEDGKTTDFKRAVKLEDGEQVVFAWIVWPDKATADAAWEKMQDDPAMKDMDMPFDGKRMIWGGFQTVFES from the coding sequence ATGACCTACGTCACCGGCTTCCTTGCCCCCGTCCCCACGGCCAACAAGGATCGCTACATCAAGTCCGCACAGGCGGGCTGGCAGTTGTTCCAGAAGCACGGCGCGCTGAAGCAGGTCGAGGCCTGGGGCGAACACATCGAAGACGGCAAGACCACCGACTTCAAGCGCGCGGTCAAGCTGGAAGACGGCGAGCAGGTCGTGTTCGCCTGGATTGTCTGGCCCGACAAGGCGACCGCGGATGCCGCGTGGGAAAAGATGCAGGACGATCCGGCGATGAAGGACATGGACATGCCGTTCGACGGCAAGCGGATGATCTGGGGCGGGTTCCAGACGGTGTTCGAAAGCTGA